In Ruania zhangjianzhongii, the following proteins share a genomic window:
- a CDS encoding MarR family winged helix-turn-helix transcriptional regulator, translating into MTAEDEVDRIVQAWQRERPDLDVTPLRVFSRIGRLSRHLDLARRAAFAQHGLEVWEFDVLSALRRAGEPYQLTPGRLLTQTLVSSGTMTNRIDRLVAHGLVVRAPAPEDRRVVLVRLTDAGRAVVDAAMEDLLRRESRLLAGIDGTQSEELSAILRQLLTQFEH; encoded by the coding sequence ATGACCGCTGAGGACGAGGTCGACCGGATCGTCCAGGCGTGGCAGCGCGAGCGCCCCGACCTGGACGTCACACCGCTGCGCGTCTTCTCCAGGATCGGCCGGCTCTCCCGGCATCTGGACCTCGCCCGGCGGGCAGCCTTCGCCCAGCACGGCCTGGAGGTGTGGGAGTTCGACGTGCTCTCCGCGCTGCGCCGCGCCGGTGAGCCCTACCAGCTCACCCCCGGCCGGCTGCTCACCCAGACTCTGGTCTCCTCGGGCACGATGACCAATCGGATCGACCGGCTGGTGGCACACGGCCTGGTGGTCCGCGCACCGGCACCGGAAGACCGCCGGGTGGTGCTGGTGCGACTCACCGACGCCGGACGCGCAGTGGTAGACGCTGCGATGGAGGATCTGCTGCGCCGGGAGTCCCGACTGCTCGCCGGCATCGATGGGACGCAGAGCGAGGAGCTCTCCGCCATCCTGCGCCAGCTGCTCACCCAGTTCGAGCACTGA
- a CDS encoding TetR/AcrR family transcriptional regulator yields the protein MTGHQRREQLLRVARSLFAEKGFGGTSVEEIAARAEVSKPVVYEHFGGKEGVYAVIVDREVETLLAALTGSLRQGGHPRVTVERTALALLDYIETNTDGFRILVRDSPVAQATGTFSSLIGDVATQVEQVLADAFERQGFDPDTAPMYAQMLVGMIALTGQWWLETRTPAKDEVAAHLVNLSWNGLSGLQTQPRLTPAATRTRRG from the coding sequence ATGACCGGGCACCAGCGCCGGGAGCAGCTGCTGCGGGTAGCTCGCTCACTGTTCGCCGAGAAGGGTTTCGGCGGCACCAGCGTGGAGGAGATCGCTGCCCGGGCGGAGGTCTCCAAGCCGGTGGTGTACGAGCACTTCGGTGGCAAAGAAGGCGTCTACGCCGTGATCGTGGACCGCGAGGTGGAGACCCTCCTCGCGGCGCTGACCGGATCGTTGCGCCAGGGGGGCCACCCCCGAGTGACCGTGGAGCGCACGGCGCTGGCACTGCTGGACTACATCGAGACGAACACCGACGGCTTCCGGATCCTGGTCCGCGACTCCCCCGTCGCCCAGGCCACCGGCACGTTCTCCTCGCTGATCGGTGATGTCGCCACCCAGGTCGAGCAGGTGCTCGCCGATGCGTTCGAGCGCCAGGGTTTCGACCCGGACACGGCACCGATGTACGCGCAGATGCTGGTCGGGATGATCGCGCTCACCGGGCAGTGGTGGCTGGAAACCCGGACACCGGCGAAGGACGAGGTCGCCGCGCACCTGGTCAACCTGTCCTGGAACGGGCTGTCCGGGCTGCAGACCCAGCCGCGGCTCACCCCGGCCGCTACCCGCACCCGCAGAGGCTGA